In Dama dama isolate Ldn47 chromosome 9, ASM3311817v1, whole genome shotgun sequence, the following proteins share a genomic window:
- the LOC133061243 gene encoding olfactory receptor 7D4-like: MGAGNQTGVSQFLLLGLSDDPELQPLLFGVFLSMFLVAMLGNLLIILAISTDSHLHTPIYFFLSHLSFVDICFVSTTVPRMLVNIQTQRKDISYIGCFTQVYFFMVFAEMDNFLLTVMAYDRFVAICQPLHYMVIMNPHFCGLLVLTCWLIILFNSLFHVLLMMRLTFCIGTEIPHFFCELTQTLKAACSDILINNICLYVATVLLCMFPLTGILYSYSQIVSTLIKMASTEGKYKAFSTCVSHLTVVSLFYGTGLGVYLTSAVTHSSQRHSIASVMYTVVTPMLNPFIYSLRNKDVKGALARLLSLGAPCL, translated from the coding sequence ATGGGAGCAGGAAACCAGACAGGAGTATCACAGTTCCTCCTCCTGGGCCTCTCAGATGATCCAGAACTGCAGCCCCTTCTCTTTGGAGTGTTCCTGTCCATGTTCCTGGTTGCCATGCTGGGGAACCTGCTCATCATCCTGGCCATCAGCACtgactcccacctccacacccccatatACTTCTTCCTCTCCCACCTGTCCTTTGTTGACATCTGCTTTGTCTCCACCACTGTCCCGAGGATGCTAGTGAATAttcagacacagagaaaagacatCTCCTACATAGGCTGCTTCACTCAGGTGTATTTCTTTATGGTTTTTGCTGAAATGGACAATTTCCTCCTgactgtgatggcctatgaccggttTGTGGCCATCTGCCAACCCCTGCACTACATGGTCATCATGAACCCCCACTTCTGTGGTCTTCTGGTTCTCACATGTTGGCTTATCATTTTATTCAACTCCCTGTTTCATGTGCTACTGATGATGCGGCTGACTTTCTGTATTGGAACTGAAATTCCACATTTCTTCTGTGAACTGACTCAGACTCTGAAGGCAGCCTGCTCGGACATCCTCATCAATAACATCTGCTTGTATGTCGCGACTGTCCTGCTGTGTATGTTTCCTCTGACTGGGATCCTTTATTCTTACTCTCAGATTGTCTCTACATTGATAAAGATGGCCTCCACTGAGGGCAAGTACAAAGCGTTTTCCACCTGCGTGTCTCACCTCACTGTGGTCTCCTTGTTCTATGGGACAGGCCTCGGGGTTTACCTCACTTCTGCTGTGACCCACTCTTCACAGAGACACTCCATTGCCTCAGTGATGTACACTGTAGTCACTCCGatgctgaaccccttcatctacagcctgaggaacaagGATGTGAAAGGGGCCCTGGCCAGGCTCCTGAGTCTAGGCGCCCCCTGTCTGTGA